The region GTAGTGATAAGGCCGACTTTGGTGCGCAGTTAACCAATAACAATGAGGTTTATTTTGCGAGTGCTAGAAACACCGCAAGAAAGAAAAACGGTATGGATGAACAACCGTACTTAGACCTTTATAAGGCAACAAGAAACACAGACGGAAGTTTGAGTCAAGCTACGGAAGTAGTGGAGTTGAATACCAAATGGCACGATGGCCCTGCGGCTATTACCTCTGATGGTAGTACGATTTACTACGGTAGTGAGAGCTTTAACCAAAGTGAATTCCAAAAGGATAAAACAAAGAAATTAAAATACGGACAAATCTACTTATACAAAGCCACAAAAGGGGAAGGGGATAAGTGGACAAATGCCAAAGCATTACCTATTAACAGTAAAGAATACTCGGTTAGAAACCCAAGTATCAGCAAAGACGGTAAGACGTTGTATTTTTCATCAGACATGCCAGGTGGTATGGGTGGCGAAGACATCTGGAAAGTAAGTGTTGATGGCGATAGCTATGGTACACCAGAGAACCTTGGAAGTGGAGTCAACTCAGAAGGGAACGAGAGTTTTCCTTATATCACGGATGACCATGTGCTATTCTTTGCGTCAAACGGTAAACCAGGATTTGGTGGCTATGATGTGTTTACATACAACACCACTACAAAAGAAACCAAGAATGTTGGTGCTCCGGTAAACACGGAGAAAGACGACTTTGCGTTTAGCTACAATAAAGAGAAAAAGGTAGGTTACTTCTCTAGTAATAGAGAAGGGAACGACGATATTTTCCAAGCCGATCCGATTTGTGGTGTGGATGCTTTAGTGAAAGTTATGGATGCAGAAACAGGCAAATTATTAGCTGGAGCACAAGTAACGGTAACAGATGCTAAAAACAAATCAGTAGGCACACAAGACACCGATGAATCAGGAGCAACGAAATACGGATTAGCTTGTGAACAAAGCTATGGCGTAACGGCAACAAGAAGTGGATACGAGCCAGGAAGTGCTACGATGAAACAGAGTGAAGGCGGAAGCGAAGTGATAGAAGTAAAACTAACCCCAATCAAGCCAATCATCACCGAGAGAGAAGTTATATTACAACCGATTTACTTTGAGTACGACAAGTCGAACATCACAGCACAAGGCGCTGAGGAGTTAGACAAGTTAGTACAAGTAATGCACGAGTATCCGAATATGGTGATTTATGCAAAATCGCACACCGATAGCAGAGGAAGCGACAGCTACAATTTGAGATTATCCGACCGAAGAGCTAAGGCTACGGTACAATACATCGTCTCAAAAGGTATTGCAAAAGAACGTATCTCAGGCAAAGGTATGGGAGAAACTGAACCGAAAGTTTCTTGCACAAACTGTTCTGAAGAAGAACATGCACAAAACAGACGTTCAGAGTTCTTAATTGTAAAAAAATAAATTAGTTAAGTTAAGAATACCCTCTTAGTAAATACTAAGCAAAAGAGCACCCAAAAGGGTGCTCTTGTTGTTTGTATAAATCTTAACTAAAGAAATTCACTCCAAATTGCTTCAATAAGAGACAGAAGTAGTAACTATTGTAATTTTTTTTAATAAATGGTTGTTGTGTAACAACTAACATTTTGGATATAATTGTTTTTATATTAAAATGTATATTAATTTACTTGAAATGCTATTTTGATTATAAAAAAGTACTGTAGCACCAATTCCAATTAGAGATAAAATAATTGAACTGTTTAAATTTGATTATTTACTTATAATGTTTAGTAAACTAAATATAAAAACTAAATTTGGTAAAATTGTTTCCTTTGTAAATTCTATTTTTCTTTTATTTTTTAAAACTAATGTGCCAAACTACTTTTAGGTGCAGTTTTATATTTCTATCGCTTTTAATCTGTCATTTTGCATGATCAATTCTTGTCCGTTTAGCCAATTTTGCTCCTTGTCTGCAGAAAGAATAATAGGCATACGTTTTTTTGTATTGTGTATTTTGCTCATTAGTTCGTTTGCTTCAGTGGTTAAAATAGTATAGGTATTGATAATTTCCCCAGTGGATTTGTCAATCCATTCGCTCCATAGCCCTGCAAATGCAAAAAGTTCATTTTCTGGTAATGTTAATTCATATTTTTGTTTTCTTTTATCGTCTAACCATTTCCATTCGTAAAAAGCATCCGCCAGTATTAAACAACGATTATTTACTATATTTCTAAAACTTGGTTTTTCGTGTATGGTTTCTATTCTGGCGTTTAAAGTGTTTTTCTTTATCGTATCGTCTTTTGCCCAAAATGGTAGTAAACCCCAACTGAACAGTTGAATTTCATTTGGCTGCTTGTTTGTAATTATAGGTGTTTTTGGAAATTGAAATCCGTTATAAACAGATGGTGTAAACCCTTTTTCATCTTTGAAATTGGCTTTAAAACGATGTTTTAATTCTTGTGCCGATTTAGATTGTTTGGAGTGGAAACACATAGCGCTAAACATTTATGGTGATGATGTCACTTAATCTTGTGGTATAGCAAGGTGATAATTTCTTCTGTTTCATTTTCCATACACGTTTTTGGTCTTGTGAAGCGAGACGTACTTTATGTTGTCCAAAATTTGAATTTATTTTATCAATAGCTTGCATTAATGGAATATGCCGCTCATTTCGACTTTCAAAAAGTAAGGTTTGTTCCACCCTTTCAGGTGTAAAATCTTGTACAATTACTCCAGCTTTTTTATAAGCAAAACCTTGTTTGAATATTTTTCTCAATCCTTGTTTGGCAAAGGTTGCCAATTCAATACTTGAATTAGTTGGAAATGGTAATTTAATACTAATATTTCGGCTGTATTGAGGCAAATCTTTTCTATATCCATTGCTGTGAATGAATACCATTATAGAATTACAACAAGATTTTTGTTTTCTTAATTTTTCTGCGCACGCACTTGCAAAGGTTGAAATGCGTTCATTAAGATCTTCAAACTCTGTATAATTGGTTTCAAAACTTCTCGTAGTTGCAATGTTTTTTTTCGCTTGCGTTTCTTCGAGATCAAGTGTTGGAATGCCTTGTAAGTCGTGTTTTATTCGAAGTCCAACCACGGCTAAATTTTTCCTTACCCAATCGTCCGAAAGTTGTGTAAAGTCATATGCTGTAATTACATTATGAGCATTAAGTCGTTTGGCATGTTGTCTTCCAATTCCCCATACGTCTTCTATTTTTAACCATTTAAGAGCTTTGATACGTTTTTCTTCGTTGTCGATACTATAACAACCATTTGTTTTATTCGGAAATTTTTTGGCAATACGGTTGGCAAGTTTTGAAAGTGTTTTGGTGGGAGCAATCCCCACGCTTATAGGTATTCCTGTCCATTTAGTTACTTTATAACGCATTTCTTCTCCATGCTTTTGCAGATTAAAATGCTTTTCGAACCCCTTGAATTTTAAAAAACATTCGTCAA is a window of Flavobacterium indicum GPTSA100-9 = DSM 17447 DNA encoding:
- a CDS encoding Y-family DNA polymerase — its product is MFALIDCNNFYASCERVFRPDLNGKPIVVLSNNDGCVIARSNEAKAVGIPMGAPAFKYEKFFKQHDVNVFSANFALYGDMSNRVMTILSDYSPEMEIYSIDECFLKFKGFEKHFNLQKHGEEMRYKVTKWTGIPISVGIAPTKTLSKLANRIAKKFPNKTNGCYSIDNEEKRIKALKWLKIEDVWGIGRQHAKRLNAHNVITAYDFTQLSDDWVRKNLAVVGLRIKHDLQGIPTLDLEETQAKKNIATTRSFETNYTEFEDLNERISTFASACAEKLRKQKSCCNSIMVFIHSNGYRKDLPQYSRNISIKLPFPTNSSIELATFAKQGLRKIFKQGFAYKKAGVIVQDFTPERVEQTLLFESRNERHIPLMQAIDKINSNFGQHKVRLASQDQKRVWKMKQKKLSPCYTTRLSDIITINV
- a CDS encoding OmpA family protein, which gives rise to MRRLYISAVALLLTTSIYAQNKDTKDADKLFDRLEYVDAAQAYSKLVEKGKADAYVYKQLGDCYYNVFNTKEAVTWYAKAVERPQEAEVYYRYAQMLKAEGNMQESNKQMAQFAKMQPNDARAKAFTNNPNVVQQLQQQSKLYNIKKSDVSSDKADFGAQLTNNNEVYFASARNTARKKNGMDEQPYLDLYKATRNTDGSLSQATEVVELNTKWHDGPAAITSDGSTIYYGSESFNQSEFQKDKTKKLKYGQIYLYKATKGEGDKWTNAKALPINSKEYSVRNPSISKDGKTLYFSSDMPGGMGGEDIWKVSVDGDSYGTPENLGSGVNSEGNESFPYITDDHVLFFASNGKPGFGGYDVFTYNTTTKETKNVGAPVNTEKDDFAFSYNKEKKVGYFSSNREGNDDIFQADPICGVDALVKVMDAETGKLLAGAQVTVTDAKNKSVGTQDTDESGATKYGLACEQSYGVTATRSGYEPGSATMKQSEGGSEVIEVKLTPIKPIITEREVILQPIYFEYDKSNITAQGAEELDKLVQVMHEYPNMVIYAKSHTDSRGSDSYNLRLSDRRAKATVQYIVSKGIAKERISGKGMGETEPKVSCTNCSEEEHAQNRRSEFLIVKK
- a CDS encoding SOS response-associated peptidase encodes the protein MCFHSKQSKSAQELKHRFKANFKDEKGFTPSVYNGFQFPKTPIITNKQPNEIQLFSWGLLPFWAKDDTIKKNTLNARIETIHEKPSFRNIVNNRCLILADAFYEWKWLDDKRKQKYELTLPENELFAFAGLWSEWIDKSTGEIINTYTILTTEANELMSKIHNTKKRMPIILSADKEQNWLNGQELIMQNDRLKAIEI